In Zingiber officinale cultivar Zhangliang chromosome 11B, Zo_v1.1, whole genome shotgun sequence, a single window of DNA contains:
- the LOC122035083 gene encoding 1,4-dihydroxy-2-naphthoyl-CoA synthase, peroxisomal-like has protein sequence MADIPGTLLGDAERRIAKITVHLSPLPSPSPPASIVRRATASTGDSYHRVHGEVSMRVATWSPARDESGKEYTDIVYEKAVGEGIAKITINRPERRNAFRPNTIKELIRAFNDARDDNTIGVIILTGKGTKAFCSGGDQALRGPDGYADFGNFGRLNVLDLQVQIRRLPKPVIAMVAGYAVGGGHILHMVCDLTIAADNAIFGQTGPKVGSFDAGYGSSIMSRLIGPKKAREMWFLCRFYSAYEAEKMGLVNVVVPLEKLELETLKWCREILRNSPTAIRILKSALNAVDDGHVGLQELGGNATLVFYGTEEANEGKKAYMEHRRPDFSKFPRRP, from the exons ATGGCTGACATTCCGGGAACGTTGCTCGGCGACGCAGAGAGAAGGATCGCTAAGATCACCGTTCACCTATCGCCCCTCCCGTCCCCTTCACCCCCGGCTTCGATTGTCCGGCGAGCGACCGCTTCGACTGGAGATAGTTACCATCGGGTCCATGGAGAGGTGTCGATGCGAGTAGCGACGTGGAGTCCGGCCCGCGACGAGTCCGGGAAGGAGTACACTGACATTGTGTACGAGAAAGCCGTAGGCGAAGGAATTGCAAAG ATCACAATCAATCGTCCAGAAAGAAGGAATGCTTTTAGGCCAAATACTATTAAAGAGCTTATTCGGGCATTTAATGATGCTAGGGATGACAATACTATTGGTGTGATCATTCTTACTGGAAAG GGAACAAAAGCTTTCTGTAGTGGTGGTGATCAGGCATTAAGAGGTCCCGATGGGTATGCTGATTTTGGAAATTTTGGCCGTCTTAATGTGTTGGATCTCCAG gTACAGATACGCCGGCTTCCTAAACCAGTAATAGCAATG GTAGCAGGTTATGCTGTTGGTGGCGGTCACATATTACATATGGTTTGTGACTTAACTATTGCAGCTGATAATGCAATTTTCGGCCAGACCGGGCCCAAG GTGGGAAGCTTTGATGCTGGTTATGGATCTTCAATCATGTCCCGCTTG ATCGGTCCTAAGAAGGCGCGCGAGATGTGGTTTTTGTGCAGATTCTACAGTGCTTATGAAGCAGAGAAAATGGGACTTGTTAACGTAGTAGTCCCA TTGGAGAAATTAGAACTTGAGACACTGAAATGGTGCCGTGAGATTTTGAGAAACAGTCCAACAGCAATCCGGATCTTGAAATCTGCTCTTAATGCTGTAGACGATGGCCATGTTGGCCTGCAG GAGCTAGGCGGAAATGCAACGCTCGTTTTCTATGGTACTGAAGAGGCTAATGAGGGCAAGAAAGCATATATGGAACACCGGCGACCAGATTTCTCTAAATTTCCGCGAAGACCCTGA
- the LOC122034698 gene encoding alkylbase DNA glycosidase-like protein mag2 has translation MGERSTSQTPRLVDSAIAPAGASTNAAIRAAATSKIPFRPRKIRRISSSAPEMTNDSPKKTLAVRVIPRPLSSEGEVSVSISHLRAVDPLLSAVIDAHDPPTFQCLISPFHSLARSILYQQLAVKAASSIYGRFVALCGGEASVVPDVILSLTTQQLRQIGVSERKASYLHDLSRKYHGGILSDASIVAMDDKSLFSMLTMVKGIGAWSVHMFMMFCLHRPDVLPVGDLGVRKGVQILYGLDEVPRPSQMEQLCDRWRPYRSVGSWYMWRVVETKNNSNLASPNAGALTMSTVALADVQQQEHKQTLQEQMVDSYQMLPQPWSKSISPTGTA, from the coding sequence ATGGGCGAACGATCTACCTCTCAAACCCCTCGTCTGGTCGATTCTGCTATCGCGCCCGCTGGCGCATCCACCAACGCGGCCATTCGCGCCGCCGCCACCTCCAAGATCCCCTTTCGCCCTCGGAAAATCCGCAGAATTTCTTCCTCCGCCCCAGAGATGACCAACGACTCGCCGAAGAAGACCCTCGCCGTCCGCGTGATTCCCCGCCCTCTGTCTTCTGAAGGCGAGGTCTCCGTCTCCATAAGCCACCTCCGCGCCGTCGATCCCCTCCTCTCCGCGGTGATCGATGCCCATGATCCCCCCACCTTCCAGTGTCTCATCTCGCCGTTCCACTCTCTGGCCCGCAGCATTCTCTACCAGCAGCTAGCCGTGAAGGCGGCATCCTCCATCTATGGCCGCTTTGTCGCCCTTTGCGGAGGCGAGGCTAGCGTCGTCCCCGATGTGATTCTCTCTCTCACCACGCAGCAGCTTCGCCAGATCGGCGTCTCCGAGCGCAAGGCGTCATACTTACACGACCTTTCGCGAAAGTACCATGGGGGAATACTGTCTGACGCAAGCATAGTCGCAATGGATGATAAGTCTCTCTTCTCCATGCTCACCATGGTCAAAGGCATCGGCGCCTGGTCCGtccatatgttcatgatgttttgcCTCCACCGTCCGGACGTTCTTCCCGTTGGCGACCTTGGTGTTCGCAAGGGCGTTCAGATTCTCTACGGCCTCGATGAGGTCCCGCGGCCTTCGCAAATGGAGCAGCTTTGCGATCGGTGGAGACCTTATAGATCTGTCGGTTCCTGGTATATGTGGAGAGTGGTCGAGACCAAGAACAATTCCAACTTGGCTTCGCCAAACGCTGGAGCACTCACTATGTCAACCGTAGCACTGGCAGATGTGCAACAGCAGGAACATAAACAAACCCTACAAGAGCAAATGGTTGACTCATATCAGATGCTTCCGCAACCTTGGTCGAAGTCCATTTCACCTACTGGTACTGCCTAG
- the LOC122035357 gene encoding zinc-finger homeodomain protein 6-like: MEFRHNNPNEIGIGSSSSTAYNSSLVRGGSAFSKPTLSSSSSLVSPRAVAGGGGGGGLRNGHVFGHGQTPPPPSTLEMAPAVIDRAPQSVAKNTDQSSVSNSPPPVGETGVAASASAKAKTSAEADVSGKYKECLRNHAAALGGHVLDGCGEFMPGGEPETADALRCAACGCHRSFHRREQDGGGGSSFFHCATRLPLLLPPPQAHSHHQKQFQFGRFPANPSPAAGMPGFVHFGGGGGNNPSGSGGTTTESSSEERIRTGTPTPPAAAMPRKRFRTKFSTEQKEKMLAFAERIGWRIQRQDDTMVQQFCAEIGVRRQVLKVWMHNNKHATVRKQQRPPTPPPPPPLSPPPPKQEQQPMVQQSNHHPQHLQ; encoded by the coding sequence ATGGAGTTTAGGCATAATAATCCGAATGAGATTGGGATCGGTTCCTCTTCTTCTACCGCTTACAATTCTTCTTTGGTTAGAGGAGGATCCGCCTTCTCTAAACCGACTCTTtcttcctcttcgtctcttgTTTCACCGAGAGCAGTAgcgggaggcggcggcggcggagggttGAGAAATGGACACGTCTTTGGTCATGGTcagacgccgccgccgccgtctaCTCTTGAGATGGCTCCCGCCGTCATCGATCGCGCGCCGCAGTCTGTCGCGAAGAATACGGATCAATCTTCCGTCTCTAACTCGCCTCCTCCGGTGGGGGAGACTGGTGTGGCTGCGTCGGCGAGCGCGAAGGCGAAGACTTCGGCTGAAGCGGATGTGTCGGGGAAGTACAAGGAGTGCCTCCGTAACCACGCGGCTGCGCTCGGCGGCCACGTCCTCGACGGCTGCGGCGAGTTCATGCCCGGCGGTGAGCCCGAGACGGCGGACGCGCTCCGGTGCGCTGCCTGCGGCTGCCACCGTAGCTTCCACCGGCGGGAACAGGACGGCGGCGGAGGGAGCTCGTTCTTCCATTGCGCGACGCGACTGCCTCTCTTGCTCCCGCCTCCCCAGGCTCACTCGCACCACCAGAAGCAGTTCCAGTTCGGCAGGTTCCCAGCCAACCCCTCCCCGGCGGCCGGCATGCCTGGCTTCGTTCActtcggcggcggcggcggaaacAACCCCAGTGGGAGCGGCGGCACCACCACCGAGTCGTCGAGCGAGGAAAGGATTCGCACCGGGACCCCGACGCCCCCCGCCGCCGCCATGCCGAGGAAGCGGTTCCGGACCAAGTTCTCGACGGAGCAGAAGGAGAAGATGCTGGCTTTCGCGGAGCGAATCGGGTGGCGAATCCAGCGGCAAGACGACACCATGGTGCAGCAATTCTGCGCAGAGATCGGAGTGAGGAGACAAGTCTTGAAGGTGTGGATGCACAACAACAAGCACGCAACGGTGAGAAAGCAGCAGCGACCGCCtactccgccgccgccgccgccgctatcTCCTCCACCGCCGAAGCAGGAACAACAACCCATGGTGCAACAGAGCAACCATCATCCGCAGCACCTCCAGTAG